One segment of Synechococcus sp. A15-24 DNA contains the following:
- the gatA gene encoding Asp-tRNA(Asn)/Glu-tRNA(Gln) amidotransferase subunit GatA, with translation MTISAWRQRLQAGEVSSRELVDEHLQRLERSEPSLNAFVEVTAERARADADRVDQARAAGEDLGPLAGLPLAIKDNLCTRGVRTTCSSRMLEQFVPPYESTVTDRLWGAGAVLVGKTNLDEFAMGGSTETSAFGATKNPWNIEHVPGGSSGGSAAAVASGSCLASLGSDTGGSIRQPASFCGVVGLKPTYGRVSRWGLVAFASSLDQVGPFAGCVADAAELLQVIAGHDQRDSTCLTADVPDYSAGLAASIKGLRVGVIRECFKAEGLDAEVKASVQASAAQLEALGAELVDVSCPRFNDGIATYYVIAPSEASANLARYDGVKYGFRAEDAESLASMTARSRAEGFGAEVQRRILIGTYALSAGYVDAYYRKAQQVRTLIRRDFDAAFQKVDVLLTPTAPSPAFKAGAHADDPLAMYLADLLTIPVNLAGLPAISVPCGFSTAGLPIGMQLIGNVLDEARLLQVAHQYEQAADVFAQRPEASLVP, from the coding sequence ATGACGATCAGCGCGTGGCGTCAGCGACTGCAGGCTGGTGAAGTCTCATCCAGAGAGCTGGTGGATGAGCATCTGCAGCGTTTGGAGCGGTCAGAGCCGTCGCTCAACGCCTTTGTGGAGGTCACAGCTGAACGGGCCCGCGCTGACGCCGATCGTGTTGATCAGGCCCGTGCTGCCGGTGAGGACCTCGGTCCGCTGGCGGGTCTGCCGCTGGCGATCAAGGACAACCTCTGCACCCGCGGTGTCCGCACCACCTGCTCGAGCCGCATGCTTGAACAGTTCGTGCCACCTTACGAGTCCACAGTGACGGATCGGCTCTGGGGCGCTGGAGCGGTGTTGGTGGGCAAAACCAATCTCGATGAATTTGCCATGGGCGGTTCCACCGAGACATCGGCCTTTGGTGCCACCAAAAACCCATGGAACATCGAGCACGTTCCCGGTGGCAGCTCCGGTGGTAGTGCTGCGGCCGTGGCATCGGGCAGTTGTCTTGCCTCCCTGGGCTCAGACACCGGTGGTTCGATCCGCCAGCCGGCATCGTTCTGTGGTGTTGTGGGCTTGAAACCCACCTACGGCAGGGTCAGTCGCTGGGGACTGGTCGCTTTTGCCAGTTCCCTGGATCAGGTCGGTCCCTTTGCCGGCTGTGTGGCGGATGCGGCTGAGCTGCTTCAGGTGATTGCCGGTCACGACCAACGTGATTCCACCTGTTTGACAGCGGATGTTCCCGATTACAGCGCTGGTCTGGCTGCATCGATCAAGGGGCTGAGGGTCGGTGTGATCCGGGAATGCTTTAAAGCGGAAGGACTGGACGCTGAGGTCAAGGCTTCGGTGCAGGCATCTGCAGCCCAACTGGAGGCCCTCGGTGCCGAACTGGTGGATGTGAGCTGTCCACGCTTCAACGACGGCATCGCCACTTACTACGTCATCGCTCCGTCGGAGGCCTCGGCCAACCTGGCGCGTTACGACGGTGTGAAGTACGGCTTCCGTGCTGAGGACGCCGAGAGCCTGGCGTCAATGACGGCCCGAAGCCGTGCAGAAGGTTTTGGCGCGGAAGTGCAGCGGCGGATCCTGATCGGGACTTATGCCCTTTCGGCCGGTTATGTGGACGCCTACTACCGCAAGGCCCAGCAGGTTCGCACGCTGATTCGACGCGATTTCGATGCTGCGTTCCAGAAGGTGGATGTTCTCCTGACCCCTACGGCGCCGTCGCCGGCGTTCAAGGCGGGTGCCCATGCCGATGACCCGCTGGCGATGTATCTGGCAGACCTGCTCACGATTCCGGTGAACCTGGCAGGTCTCCCGGCGATCAGTGTTCCCTGTGGATTCAGTACTGCTGGCTTGCCGATCGGGATGCAGCTGATCGGCAATGTGCTCGACGAGGCGCGTCTGCTGCAGGTGGCTCACCAGTACGAACAGGCTGCTGATGTGTTCGCGCAACGCCCTGAGGCCTCTTTGGTCCCCTGA
- the rlmB gene encoding 23S rRNA (guanosine(2251)-2'-O)-methyltransferase RlmB produces MSPRFERRPGGSSRTGRPGRSDRLRPDTDAEADAGRREWNREAPVRQGRMDDRRRGRSDEEQRARPDRGDRGGRGRFMADRRPERPARREGRRDDQRPYSDRRDPPRDDRSDGRSDGRRMDRRFDRRDEAQGDRRGDRRPSFQRERSRLPFRDRAPRKPEGEAAAATPPADDLVWGRHSALAALEAGRPIHRIWCTPEMRSAAKFLQLLRDAKASGVLVEEVTWARLGQIAGGSVHQGIALQTAAAETIDLESLIEGCSDLGEPPLLLALDGVTDPHNLGAVVRSAEAMGAHGVVLPQRRSAGLTGSAAKVAAGALEHLPVARVVNLNRSLEKLKDAGYRVIGLAGEGDVTLPDVDLSGPLVLVTGSEDQGLSLLTRRHCDQLVRIPLRGVTPSLNASVATALCVYEVARRNWMKDIHGQAPSPPIQRARMAGQREDGTPAPQVETTQPEERIELDLERRDLDAGREFDQSIQLSP; encoded by the coding sequence ATGAGCCCTCGCTTTGAACGCCGTCCCGGCGGTTCGTCCAGGACTGGACGACCGGGGCGCAGCGACCGACTTCGTCCTGATACCGACGCTGAGGCTGATGCCGGCCGCCGCGAGTGGAACCGAGAGGCGCCGGTCCGCCAGGGGCGCATGGACGACCGTCGCCGGGGTCGCTCCGATGAAGAGCAGCGCGCCCGTCCTGATCGGGGCGACCGTGGAGGCCGTGGACGTTTCATGGCAGACCGGCGTCCTGAGCGCCCCGCGCGTCGGGAGGGGCGTCGGGACGATCAACGCCCTTACAGCGATCGTCGTGATCCCCCCCGTGACGACCGTTCCGATGGACGTTCCGATGGGCGTCGCATGGATCGTCGTTTTGATCGTCGGGATGAAGCACAGGGGGACCGGCGGGGTGACCGGCGTCCGTCCTTTCAACGGGAGCGCTCGCGGCTTCCATTCAGGGATCGTGCTCCGCGCAAGCCTGAGGGGGAGGCGGCTGCTGCCACGCCGCCAGCTGATGATCTGGTCTGGGGTCGTCATTCAGCACTCGCGGCCCTGGAAGCCGGTCGACCGATCCATCGCATCTGGTGCACCCCGGAGATGCGCAGTGCCGCCAAGTTTCTGCAACTGCTTCGCGATGCCAAGGCTTCCGGTGTGCTGGTGGAGGAGGTCACCTGGGCCCGTCTGGGCCAGATCGCCGGAGGCTCAGTGCACCAGGGCATTGCCCTGCAGACAGCGGCAGCTGAAACAATCGATCTGGAGAGCCTGATTGAAGGCTGCTCCGATCTGGGGGAACCGCCGTTGCTGCTGGCCCTCGATGGCGTCACGGATCCCCACAACCTCGGTGCTGTGGTCCGTTCGGCTGAGGCCATGGGAGCCCATGGCGTGGTGTTGCCCCAACGACGCAGTGCCGGTCTGACGGGGTCGGCGGCGAAGGTGGCTGCTGGCGCCCTTGAACACCTCCCGGTGGCGCGGGTGGTCAACCTCAACCGCTCTCTCGAGAAGCTCAAGGATGCCGGCTATCGGGTGATTGGCCTGGCAGGTGAGGGCGATGTGACCCTGCCTGATGTGGATCTGAGTGGGCCGCTGGTGCTGGTGACCGGTTCGGAGGATCAGGGGTTATCCCTGCTGACACGCCGCCACTGCGACCAGTTGGTACGGATTCCGCTGCGGGGCGTCACGCCAAGCCTGAATGCATCTGTGGCAACGGCGCTGTGCGTGTACGAGGTGGCCCGTCGCAACTGGATGAAGGACATTCATGGTCAGGCTCCGTCGCCGCCGATTCAGCGGGCGCGGATGGCCGGTCAGCGCGAGGACGGCACGCCAGCACCACAGGTTGAAACGACGCAGCCTGAGGAGCGCATCGAACTGGACCTTGAACGACGAGATCTCGATGCAGGACGCGAGTTTGATCAGAGCATCCAGCTTTCTCCCTGA
- a CDS encoding DUF1816 domain-containing protein encodes MSPLIRPLRSLANGVGIAWWARVETTGPDVTYWFGPFLTRKGLEAELATFLEDVGSEQPQSIRHTLLRTRRSEPLTIAAEG; translated from the coding sequence ATGAGCCCTTTGATCCGGCCGCTGCGCAGCCTCGCCAATGGTGTCGGAATTGCTTGGTGGGCCCGTGTTGAGACCACCGGGCCCGATGTGACGTACTGGTTCGGTCCTTTCCTGACCCGTAAGGGACTGGAAGCTGAGCTCGCCACCTTTCTTGAGGATGTGGGTTCAGAGCAGCCCCAGTCCATTCGTCACACCCTGCTGCGCACCCGTCGCAGCGAACCATTGACCATCGCTGCCGAGGGGTGA